The Vibrio quintilis DNA window TCAAGGCTTTGGTTGAACACGCTTTCAGGGTTAACAAGCAAGGCCATATCGATATCAACCAGGTCTTGGGATTGCGCCAGTTAAATATTGACGATCCAGACTGGCTGGACGCAATGGATGCGATTGCTGATTCGGTGCAGATTACCGGCACCAGTTCATATCTGCGGATTTATGAACGTCAGGCTAACGGGCAGTACACGCAGATTTCATTAGATATCGCCAAGCTGTAGGTGTACTGATGAGCGAAATCACAAAAGAAACATGGGAAAAAATCGAGACCGAAATGACCCACAGCTGGCAAAACAGGTTTCAGAGTTGTTACTCAAAGAGCTGACAGGAAATGAATATAGCGGGCAAAAAACCAGAATTGCGTTAGCGAAACGCATTCTCAGGAAAGCAGAAAGAAAACTCAGCCAATAAGCGAAACAAACGGGTCTGCCCCGTTTGTCTGCCTGACGTGGTTGTCAGGTACTGATGAGCAGCCAGAGGATGTTTTATGTTCGGAGAATATACGCCGTTAATGAAACCCGGTCTGTTGCAATCAAGATTGCGACGGGGCCGCGCCCGAATTGATCCTGAAATGGGACTGGAAAAATTCTGTCCGCACTGTCAGGAGTTCTGGCCGCAGGACACGCTATTCTGGACCATTTCACGAAGCGAACCTGATGGCCTTCAGTGTTGGTGTCGTGCCTGTCAGCTTGAATACAAAAACGCCCGCAGAAATGCCGCATAAGGAGCCACTATGTCAAAACTTCTGAAACTGGTTCAGATTGGTAAACGGCAACTGAACATGGATGATGATATATACCGCAATATACTCGAAGAACTCACCGGCCAGCGCTCTGCCCGTGGTCTCTCAGACAAACAGTTAAATGCCGTTATCACCCGGTTTAAATCACTGGGTTTTCAGCCTAAAACCTCCCCCCAAAAAACATACCAGTCACGGGAAATCCAGAAAATCCGTGCTATCTGGATCACCATGTATCAACAGGGATTTATCAGGGACAGACAGGACTCAGCGATTGATGCGTATGTGCGACGGATGACAACACAGCTCAACGGTATTGGTATTGCACGTTTGACATGGCTGAAGTCAACACAGGCCAGTGCAGTTCTGGATTCGCTGAAAGCATGGCATTTGCGGGAAATGACATCAGATATCTTGAAAAATGGCGGGCGTATTCCACGGAATTCAGCATGTACTGGTCCTGCGGGGTATGATAGATTAGCTGCATATTATGTAGAAAATTATCAGAGGAACGATAAATGAAACGTTTAGTTCTTATCTTAATGATATCGTTAGCTGGTTGTGCTTCTGTGCAAAAAACAACCCGAATTTCGAGTCATTTAACAGCACTAGAATTTAACTCTGTAGCATCCCGATATATGGATAGACCAACATTTGTATCGCGTGAAGTCTTTGATGGTGGAGAGCAAGTTTTAGCTGTAAAAATGTCGACATATGGTGTGGATCAATATGGTCAAGATAATACAACTATTCGGTACAGTCGCCACCATGCTAATGAGTATATCCAGTTGATTGATAAATACCTCAAATGGGAGTCATTAGCCACAAAACGAAATGATGCTTTTACAAAAGACGTGGGCCGTGCAAGTTCTTGGTCGAATGGTATGGATGCAGAGCTTAAATTCGTATTTCACAGTGGTAATGCACATCAACACTATCTTGCTGTATCGTTTTGTACTGCTCTTCTTTGTCTCGATGACAAAGCACAATATTACGATAAAGAAAATGCAAAAGAGCTAAAAAATCTATTGCTGAAATTGAAATCAAATCGAATTAATGAAACAGATATCAACGATGTATATAAATAAACAGTTTGATAACATGCCCGGACGCACTTCAGCCCCTTATACTGATACCTCGCTTATTGCGGGGTATTTTTTTACAGGGGGATAGTATGGACAGAAACGACAACGAAACACCTGATATGTTTGGATTTGATAATGTTGATTTGAATGCCGTTGAGCAGGTGATTGAATCAGATGAAAAACGCAGTCCCGAAACTTTACGACAGATTTATGCGTTGTTCCGCACCGAGCTGGACGACTCACAGCAGGCAATCACGCTATTGAATCGTTTCTGTCAGCAATTCGGCGGTCTGTTTGTCTATGTTCCCCGCGGGAAATCACTGAAAGCTGAGTTGACCAGCCTTTCGATATGGAACGAATTCAACGGCCAGAATGCGGAATCACTGGCAATTAAATATCAGTTGTCTGTCGTGCATGTTTACCGCATTATAAAAAAAATGCGCCAACGTGAAACCGAAGCCCGCCAGCCTTCACTGTTCTAAACTCATGTTAGTTTTTCACCCCTGACCTGTCAGCGCACAATCTGTTTATCAAATCCCAAATCAAACAGGTTGTGCTTATGTCTCAAGAACAATCCGGCGCACCGCGCCATCTCATCCTTCATCGTCGTTATTTCTCTCATGGAGTCTTTGGTGTGCTCTGCGATGAGTACGGCAATGACATCTGTAAAACCATTGAGCGTCCATGGAAAGATAACCAGCCCGGCATCTCATGCGTTCCTGCCGGAGAATACGATCTAATCCCCCATCAAAGTCCTAAATTCGGCAATGTCTATGCGCTTGACGCTGAACAGAATGGTGTCACGGTTTTCGGTCCATCCCAGCGCACACATATTCTGATGCATGTTGCCAACCGGGTTGACCAGCTGGAGGGATGTATTGCGGTCGGAATGGAATTTGGCGTACTCAAAAATAAACATAATCAGAACGTCTGGGCGGTGCTGGATTCCCGTACTGCATTTGATCAACTGATGACGTTTTTGGGTGGTCAACCGGCCAGATTGATCATTAAAGAGGCATAACATGAGCCGGAATCAGGACTGGTCAAAAAGCCGTGGCCGGGAGCTGCGGCTGGATGCAGAACTCAGGGCAATTCAGGGTGGTCCATCTGTGCCGCAATCTCCGCCGTTTCACAGTCATGATGCCACCATGCAAAGCATGTTTAACCGGGGTTGGATGAGTGTTTCACAATGCGACATTAACATTTATACCGGCAAAGCACCGGACATACATTCATCTGATCCCCATGAAAATATAAGGAATTTACGATGCTTTCTGCAATCGCAGCGCTCGCATTAGAAGCGGGTCCGGCAGTTATCCGGGGCATTTCAAGTCTGTTTGGCGGCAGCGAAACCGCCGAACAGGTGGCGCAGGCCGTTGAAGCCGTGGATGGCTCGCTGGGTCTGTCTAAGTCTCAGAAAGAGCTGGCCGTCACCCGTTCCCTGCAAAACCTGCCGCCGGAATCACGGGTTGAACTGGAAAAGATCAAACTCGAACTGGAGAAAGAACTCACCCGCCGCCAGCAGTTGGCACTGGAAGATAAACAGGCGGCACATCACGAAACTCAGGAAACGGTGCGCGCCGGAGATGCCGCCAAAGACCAGTATGTCCGCCGCACCCGCCCGATGCAGGCGCGTCAGAGCTGGTGGGCAGGCACCCTGTATGTGTTCGGTATGACGGCTGCCCATGTCTCCGGGCTGGCGGCCTCCGGCCCGGACATCACGATGGCACTGACCCTGTATGCACTGGCGTTCTCTTATCACGGCCTGCGCACGCTGGACGGTTTCGCGCCGTATTCCAAAGCCAGCGGTGACAAAGTGGCCGGTGCCGTCAAAACCACGCTCAGGGGGCGCTCATGACCGATGTGATTGACCGGGCTGGCACACTGGAGCAGTGGCAGCGTGAGGCTGCTATTCAGGCCGCCAGAGCCAGCCCCAAAACGCCTCAGCAGGTGGTGATTGACGGGGTGATCGTCTGCGCCCGGTGCTGGCAACCCATCCCGCAGGCCCGGCTGAAAACCGTGCCGGATGCTGCCCTGTGCGTGCCGTGCAAATCATTACAGGAGCAGCCATGAGCTTAGAAGAAATCCGCACTTATACGCCGTGGATGCTCGCGGGCTTAAGCATCATCTGGACGGTGGTGCTGCTGATGATCAATAAAACCTATGCCACCAAAAAAGAAGTCAATGCGCTGCGCAGTGACCACGAACAGTTAAAAAACAAAGTGGAAGACCTGCCCAGCCATGACGAGATCAACAGTCTCAAAGTCAGTATTGAAACCCTGCGCGGAGACATCAAAGAAATCCGTCCGCAGTTGTACTCATTGCAAAAGATGAGCGACTTACTGATTGAAAACGAACTGAAGGAAAAAGCTTAAATGTCGCTTCAAACATTACTGCAACAAGACCGGCGGCTGGTCATTCTCCGCATCCTGAATGAATCTGCCGGTTACACCGCCAATGAATCGATCTTAGATGCTGCGCTCGATGCCTACGGCCACAAAGTCAGCCGGGATATGGTGAAAACCGAACTCGCCTGGCTCTGTGAACAGGGCCTGCTGAGCCTGGAAGAGATCGCAAAAACGCAGGTTGCCCACATCACCCAGCGCGGCATCGATGTGGCCGAAGGTCAGGCCAGCCATCCCGGCGTGAAACGGCCCCGTCCTTAATTCCGTAATAAGGAGTGGCGATGAACCAGCCCCACACCAAAAACCGCAAATCCAAAATCGACAAGCTGCCGGACGAAATTAAAAGCGCGCTGAATCTGCTGCTGCGCGAAGGCCAGATGAGTCAGCAGGAGATCCGCGACGAAATTAACCAGTTAATTACCGATGCCGGAATTACTGATGATGATGAATACATCAAACGCAATGCGATGAGCCGCTATGCCATGGCCTTTGAAAAAGGGATGGAAAACTACCGCCAGACCCAGCAGCTCACCCAAAAGTGGGTGCAGCAGTTTGGCGAAAAGCCCCAGACCGACATCGCCCGCGCTCTGATTGAAATCGGCAAATCGCAGGTATTCGACTTTCAGATGAGCGCCCTTGAAGCCGGGGAAACCATCGACCCGAAAACCATGGGTCAGCTGGCTTTAGCTATCAAAAGATTGCAGGAAGCCCAGACCGGCAGCGTCAAACTGGAAAAAGAAATCCGTCGTCAGTTTGCTGAAGAAGCCGCTGATGCCATTTCGCAAGAGCTGAACGGCGAAGATGGTATGAGTGAGCAGTTCGAAGCCCGTATTCGCGGCATATTACTGGGGAAAGCCTGATGAACGATCAAAGTCTGACCCCAACCAGTATGCCCCGCAAAATTGACCTCGCTGATGAAATGGCAAATCTGGGCGTCGATGTGCCATTGGCTGATGAGTTCAGCATTCCGGAGGCTGAACCGGTATTTCTGCCTTATCAGCAACGCTGGTTTGAAGATGAAAGTCAGATCATGATTGCTGAAAAAAGCAGGCGCACGGGTTTAACCTGGGCTGAGTCAGGCCGTAATGTCATCACAGCCGCCAAGCCCCGGCGACGTGGCGGGCGTAATGTGTTCTATGTCGGCTCAAAACAGGAAATGGCGCTCGAATATATCGCCGCCTGTGCCCTGTTCGCCCGT harbors:
- a CDS encoding gp16 family protein, with the translated sequence MSKLLKLVQIGKRQLNMDDDIYRNILEELTGQRSARGLSDKQLNAVITRFKSLGFQPKTSPQKTYQSREIQKIRAIWITMYQQGFIRDRQDSAIDAYVRRMTTQLNGIGIARLTWLKSTQASAVLDSLKAWHLREMTSDILKNGGRIPRNSACTGPAGYDRLAAYYVENYQRNDK
- a CDS encoding Mor transcription activator family protein, producing the protein MDRNDNETPDMFGFDNVDLNAVEQVIESDEKRSPETLRQIYALFRTELDDSQQAITLLNRFCQQFGGLFVYVPRGKSLKAELTSLSIWNEFNGQNAESLAIKYQLSVVHVYRIIKKMRQRETEARQPSLF
- a CDS encoding DUF5675 family protein: MSQEQSGAPRHLILHRRYFSHGVFGVLCDEYGNDICKTIERPWKDNQPGISCVPAGEYDLIPHQSPKFGNVYALDAEQNGVTVFGPSQRTHILMHVANRVDQLEGCIAVGMEFGVLKNKHNQNVWAVLDSRTAFDQLMTFLGGQPARLIIKEA
- a CDS encoding TraR/DksA C4-type zinc finger protein; translation: MTDVIDRAGTLEQWQREAAIQAARASPKTPQQVVIDGVIVCARCWQPIPQARLKTVPDAALCVPCKSLQEQP
- a CDS encoding DUF2730 family protein yields the protein MSLEEIRTYTPWMLAGLSIIWTVVLLMINKTYATKKEVNALRSDHEQLKNKVEDLPSHDEINSLKVSIETLRGDIKEIRPQLYSLQKMSDLLIENELKEKA
- a CDS encoding VpaChn25_0724 family phage protein — translated: MSLQTLLQQDRRLVILRILNESAGYTANESILDAALDAYGHKVSRDMVKTELAWLCEQGLLSLEEIAKTQVAHITQRGIDVAEGQASHPGVKRPRP
- a CDS encoding DUF3486 family protein: MNQPHTKNRKSKIDKLPDEIKSALNLLLREGQMSQQEIRDEINQLITDAGITDDDEYIKRNAMSRYAMAFEKGMENYRQTQQLTQKWVQQFGEKPQTDIARALIEIGKSQVFDFQMSALEAGETIDPKTMGQLALAIKRLQEAQTGSVKLEKEIRRQFAEEAADAISQELNGEDGMSEQFEARIRGILLGKA